AAATTGCATTCACTAAGTGGTACTAAAAATTGTAACCCATTCCACAAGATTATTCAACAATCAATCCTCAGTTCTACGCGGAAATATCTTATCCTCAGGTGTATTTTCGAATATATTAGTGCAATTTGACAATATCCGAAGGGGACGCGCTTTACATGCCAAACGAAGGAGAGCATGCAATATATCTGCTCTTAACAGGAGAATTAGGATAATTCGTGtaaaaaagtattttttctGTAAATCTGGCGATTATCATACTGCAGTACAGCTTGTCCAGAATTTTCCTTGgttatttgaataaaataaaacgaaataaaaggaGCATCAGTTCCCTGGAGGTAGGTCTGCAAAAATGTTCTTTATACGGTATTCATCGTAGCTTTGTCATCGAtgatctgaaaaaaaaacattctttcTTAGACGATTAGTTTTTGGAGATGTTCTCCTGAGGTAGCGGTTTCCTTTATTTAATAGCTATACTTTTGACAATTTTACTATTATTGATCGCCTGACGGTCTCAAAAGAACTCTCCCTAAGcagacaaataaaaaaattggctaaaaccaaaaaataaataaattgaattcctaAAACGAATCATTGCACAACCACATCGTTATCACACAGCTGATTGTCACGTGCACCAAGCACATGAACCCGGTATCGGCCGATTTAAAGATGAGGGGTAACTAATTCCCTTTCGTTTTTCATTATTAGCGTTCTGCGATTGATCCATCATTTAAATCATAATGCCACCCGCCTGTCAACGTGATAAAGCTAATCTCTACAACCATATTCTCAACCCTTGCTGTCGGTGATGCCGATGAGGCTTGTGGCAACAGAGAAGCGATTAGTTCGtccctcatcaccaccacctcatcaccgaccaccgaccgataaATGTCATCAAAAGGGGATTAGCGTTTGGAACCGATTAGTGCGGTCAGTTCGTGGCGGGCGGGTCGTCGAAAAcgtcgaaaaagaaaacaataaaatctcATTCCCAGCATGTCCGCCGGATTGCATCGGCGCAGTTGCAGCACATGCAGATACCGTATGGGGTCGGGTCAACCGAACGGGGGTTGATGGTTAAATGATTATTAACCACATTGCACGTGCGTGACAGcttcccattccattccaccccCGCCCAAACCTACCTCCATCAGAGTGGAATGAACTGATAATTGGCTGGAAAAGATAGGCAACCCCCTTGCACCTTCTCTCGCGTGGTTGGTCGGAATTTAACCTCGATCCATTCGATACGCGAGTGGCACAATTAGCAACCGATAAACACCGTTTTTGTATCCAGACCCCCCTCTGTATGCGTGCATcggaattgttttgtttttgcttcacttctacgcccaccggcaccggttggTGCTTTCTAGAAGCCCGGAAGTCACTCCGAAAGCGCCGGTTAGCGACGTGTTGAttatcgtttcatcgattctTGGCTCTTAAAATAGCTCCCCATTAGGTTGGACAATCTGTCTGACTTCTGGGCGACTcacttgacgacgacgacggcgcctGCTGAGGGGTTCGTTCATTGCATCACCACCGATTTACATACTCATACTTGCCGGTTGAACTTTGAACTAACGCCGGTGCCTCAGTCGAGTGAGGTCGATTAAGCGCCCGAAGCGCTGATAATGGCGCTGGATTTCGGACCGAAAGCCGATCATAAATCGTGGAATGTGCTTCCATTTTACTTGACCCCGGACATTCGGAGTCCtatgcgctggtggtggtggtagtggttacTGCTACTATGGCAGTCCAAAAGTGCATTGCCtggcccggtttttttttacttttactgagattttaattaaagaaCTCAATGCTCAATGGACTTAACTTCCTTTACGCGTCGACCTTCCCGGGGCGACATCTCGTGCCACCTCGACGCTCGTGAGTCAGCTAAACGCCTTGGCGATTCTTATCAACCACCGATGGCGGTCAAATGTCTTTGGGGTGTGGCGGGTCggccgatgctgctgtcgcCAGCTGAATGTAGGTTGCCAGCCATAACCTCGCGCACAGTAAcccccgtgtgtgtggggtTGCGGTGGCTCCGAACGGTCAATAAAAAGTGATTGCGGATGACGAATTGCTGTGTGCAGTGATTGTAAGACAGGCCGCTATCCTAATCATATCAATCGCGGATCGTCAGCCGTGATGATTTCATCGCCGGGGCAGTTTTTTGGACGCCATAAAGTTTGATGGTTCATCTCTCCAGTGTTGTCACAACTCGAAAATTTGACTCATTCGTAACACGCGTTCAGGTATGTGTGATAGTGGGAACTCATAGGCAAAGCACACCTGCGAAGTGACTAAACTGGGCGGATACTGTTTACATAAACAACTTTCATTACTTTGAGTCACTGAGGCAACTGGCACACCTTGGGCTGGTTTTGCAGAGGAATAGTAATGCTCTATATCGTAGGAGCGACGGACATCTTATCGGCTTCATCaattcaaaaattaatcaCATTACCTTCGAAACTTACCCTTGATCGTCGTTTCTTAacccatttctttttctttcagaATTATGCTTACTTTACTAGCTTGCTAAAATACGAAAAACATTTTCTATTAATCcttttcatttgatttgatgGTTTGTTTTATTACTTCAATtagttttgtgtgttttttatgtgtttttcttttcttttaaattctTCATTTCACCTCCCATAACATTCGAGCATAAAACTACTCAACAGTTGCATTCTTTGATTTCGCTGTGCTTCACCGACCGCTGCTAGCTTCCTCTTTGTCTTACGAACCGTGCGCTTACCATTACTCGGCTTATCGTATTCGCTTATCGAATTCGCTATACATTTATCATTCCATAGAAACATGCCCTTAAAGATATGCCCTACTCCACCTTCTCCGTCGTCTATCCAACGTGGTATGCGATGCTGGTggctggggaggggggcatcTGGCGCGTTGTGCGtctataaataaataaaaccctGCACATATAGAGTCTAGTGAGTGATGTCGGCAATATCGGCTTTGTAGggattttacaaaaaaatcctCCCGAAGCCTCTTAATGGTGtctagtggtagtagtagtggtagtagtagtagtagtagtagtagcagtagtagtagtagtagtggtagtagtagcgatGTTATAGGAACGAAGCACGACAAAGTGCAGCGGTAAGCGATGCACAATCCGCGACACCGGTGCTTTGTTGTAATCGCTTCCTGCCAAGCTGGCCATCGTTTTGCATCTCGAAACGCAGtcctcggtggcggtggtggtggtactctGGCAGCTCCACTTTTGCTGTCGTACGCGCGATCAAAGTGCGTTCCGCTTCCAGAGCGCGATTAATCACGAAACCATGGCAACCGACAGCCGTCAGAACGCCAAAGGTACTGCGGgattcccgtttttttgcctttcaacGTTCTCCATTCTTCACCCTCTCTGCTCTCTACGAGTGAGCCTTGTCCCCGGACTACCATGGACTTACACTTTccctttaccaccaccaccaccaacaccgcgaACGCACGCATGGTGGATACGTCGAGTGAGACCGGTAATGCCCTTCATTCTAGTATTTAGTTCGCGAAACATCGCGCAAAATagtcatggtggtggtcgcaatGGCTTGAAACCTGTTCAACAATGCCGTCGGCCAGCCATGCTAGGCCAGTGAGCGAGACAACCGCTTGCAGTAGCACCACTTGACTGGCAACGCAACCGGCGGCTAGGGTTGTTGCATCTGCAAACGGTGTCCGCGCCGCGTATTTATGCAGCCTGGCGCATTGCTTCGCACGTTCTAGGCCCTCCCCCCCTACCTATGCTGCTCTTCacgtgtgtggtgtgtattatcgtgtgtctgcgtgcgtgcgtgtgtgtgtgtttgggtgttgAGCCTTACTTCGGTAAGCAGACTAGTGAGTATGGTGCTCGCTTATCGACATCGACAGTGACGCCActgtgacggtgacgatcCGTTTGCACATGGAGCGACTTGTGAATCGTTCcattcgcgttttttttttctctctcttctgtctgCCTTCTTCACCTGCTTCCTGTTTACGGGGTTGTGTTCCTTTATTATTCCCTACCAAGAGACCTTGCGCCCTACCGCGTGCGATGGTGGTTGGTATTAAAATTAGCTTTCCCTGttccttctgtttctgtttctccaAAGCCCTGCAAACCACGTCATCTGCGGTAACGCATATCGAACAGAGCACATTTTATGGCACATGTTCACTTCATGCTACACTGCTTGCGGCATAGTTTTTGCGGGCAAATCTAAATTCATCGATAGTCTCCCTACACTGTGTTCTTGGTTTTGGGCGAATTGCTAAGAGTGCAGTGGATCTACGCGCTCACATGTTGCATGCATTTTGTGCCCAAGAATATTGGTTCTTCCGCCGTTATCGTTAATGCTCCAGTTTTTCTCCATTGGTAGGGCGTAATGAAATTCTCATTAGACACTTAAATACAGAACATCGCACTTCGGTCTTACAATAATGCTTTATAActatacacactcacacacacacagacccatgcacacacaccgcctCCCAGCCTGCCTTACCCACCTGACCTACGTATTGCCTACCAACACTTGTACACTAATATAGTAAATAGATTGATCGAGCCTCAACCATAGGATCTCTCCATGTCCATCAACCTCACAATCGATACCCGATGGTTCGGTAATCTCGCAGTGGCCGGGTGGGAGTTTGGTCGCATCGGTATCGGCATCAAAAGTAAACCATCCATCGAAAAAtaaacctttctctctctctctctattcctcGCTTTTGGCGTTCCCTCCGCATAATTTACCTACATCTATCTTATAGACAGTACCACAGATTCATTGCCTTCTTTCCTCCGTTCTGGTGTCCCGCGACCCTTACCCCCACCCCACGGGTAGTGATTCGAAAAGCTTTTTTGTTGACGCTGGAAGAGCAGCTAGTAAACTGGCTGGTTAGGTTGGTTTCAAGGTAACTTTAAAAGTTTTCAAAGGCTTCGAGAGACTTTGTCtcacctcctctctctctctctctctctctctctctctctctctctctctctctctatctctctctctctctctctctctctctctctctctctctctccgtatAGGCTCACCGATAAAGACAGCTGTGAAATGTTTAGAAGTACAGTGAGCCACCGCCAGTTCGTTGATATTAGCACAGATCAAATAAGCACCATTTTGATTACTATCGCTAAGGGATTTTTGGGACCGGACATTTTTAGGTGTCCCTgaaacgcacacatacacacacacatatgcatacaacaaacacacagtacACAGTCATACATTCGCGGGTAGATAGTCCTGCTTTGATTAGCTTTGAattgatgggatgggatgttACATACAGGCGGCTTGTTTTAGGTTTAGTGTTCAAGTTTCGGTGTTGTTTAAAGCATTTTTACCAGTCCAGTTAGAAACgtaagaaagaaaataaacgatTCACTACTACGCCAACGCCTTGGCCGTCGCTTAATTCACTATCGTCTGCATATTGTTCACTATCTATCTGGTACGTTCAATTCGTCCTCTAGCCTTTCCATCTCCTAAATTCTTTCTGTTCCGtttgcagcagccaccaacAGCCACGGGGGAAACACAAGCATATGTCGTGGcatgcgctctctctcgagaATGGTGATCGGTGGGTAGTAGGTCGTAGTAGTGGGTAGTAGTAATCGCTCGAGTTTGGTTTCATCCAACAGTCCAGTCTGCTGCGTCCATCGATCGACATAACCTCAATCGAACATAATAGTCCATCCACCACCGTACGATATGACAACACCTTGATGCTGTGGACGATAGTATGGTGGTCAGGATCAactaacaccaacaccaacaatctctctctctgctctgctatgGGGTCCATTGGTCCATTTCACCGCAGCAGCACTCTACCGGCACGGTAGAATCGataatcgattcgattgtcgACGTTCCGCTTTGTGCTCTCGATCTCTAATCTCCCAAAAATAGATTTCCGGAAGCTCAACCCCTCCAGCGAACCGCCGCGCGGCTACAATCAACGGGACAAATAGGCTAAAGATAGCCCAGCGTAGCCGCTGGTGGCCTGTCAGTAGTAATCAGGATACTACGTTACGCACGAGTTCACCTCACCACGCtcacactaaaaaaaaaaccgctcaGCCCAAAAGGACATAGCAAAACGATGCTATCAacgcccaccaccatcgtacGGTTTGGCGCGCCGAATGACGCCGATTGGAGTAAGCAGCACACCACGACCATCCACGGGATCCACACCATGGATCGTCCTCCACGGATGCGAACGCGAAGTGCTTTACAATGACAGTCTGGCAAGGCGCAGGGCGTGTGGGCGCCATAAACATCTCCGTGCACTTCGATTCACCCATTACTTCACGAACTGTCCCAACCCTGGCCTGCTGGGATGACGGTTCAATTCCAATggagtctttttttttgccaaacgaGACACAAGGACGAACCACGGAATGTTTGCTGGAGGCGGCGGGACTGAAGAACGGATGCTTCTCGGACACCTACTGTAGGTTCCTCGTTTTAATTGAGCAAACGTCGTTTTGTGTCCGCGTCCCCGTAGGCTACACATTTCACAGTTCGCTGGCCACCAAAACGGAGTGGCCACAAAATCGGTTCTCGTGAGTGCTTCTCAATTCCCGGATAGCCAAGAAGAACCTAGAAGATGGAAGACACTAGGCGCGCTCGCGAAACCTTTCCTAACCGCGTTCCATTGTGGTCCCGAAcgaaaaagggaggagggtTCTTGGTTACTTTCTGTGGCCATTGTTGCGGCCATTGTAAAACGAAATGCAATTACCGCACCGAAGGGGGAGGGCTGCGGGGCCTCGGTGTGGTGCTTTCGGCGTTTGTGGCCAATTGTGAGCATTGTTCTGGAGCAAATGGTTGGCGCGACGTGAttagtgaaaatgaaatcgtccaaaaaaacccctcccccaccccattTGCCAACCGCGCTTTGTTCCACCAAGAATGGTATTAATTACCGGTGGAAAAGCGAGACCCCGGCTGGCCAGCTGCTCAGCTGGCCCAGTCTTAGTGAAACGGCGTTATGCCGTAACCGAAATTCGCGGTTTCGACAAAGTTTTGTACATTATCGTCGTGGCGTCCTTGTCGTCTAGGTGAACAGACCAGACGTGTGTTATCTTTTTGCGGGAAGTAATCTCTGTTACCCTTTCGGCAAATGCAACAGAATCGAGGACAATCGTGGTGAGACTAATGAGTGAGGTAGCTAGTCCAAAAAATGTCTCCTAATTACATAGAGTCATGTGTGGGCTATGCACTCATTAGAGTAATGGGTCACTGCCGGCTGCCAAGATAAGCCGCGCACCTAAAGCGGTCCACTAAGTAGCGAGTCTTCTTGATTTCCTTGATGGTGATCGAGGAATAGTCGGATCAGAAACCGAAGCTCTACAATGTAGTCGCGAACAGATGTTAATGTTGCTCACCTCCAACAGCCGGGCATTCCAGTGGCTTAATTGTGCCACAATTAGCACCTCGGTCAGCAGGCAAACGCTTAATTGTTGACCACCACGCTTAACCGGTAACCGGTCAGGTGCAAGTGCACGCCACAAATGACAACCAACCACCCGCAACCgtgcagcggcggcgacggcgacagtgGCAGCGTTGACACACAACGTGTCGGCCACGAAGCCAcaccggtgtggtgtgtggccacCTCGGAACACGTGCCATGCAGTGTGGTGCAATGGGCGGTGGGCGAAGAAAAGCGTGTGATTGTGTTGtgatgatttttcattttttctcattctcttcgaaaacgaaacaatcgcAACGTGAGGTACGGCGGCGCTTCTAAACGCTCCACGGAGCAGGCACCGGATTCGGATAGCGTTCTAGTAACAGTAACCTTTAAGCCGGTTAGTTGTTGGAAGAACAGCgcacatgttgctgctgctgctggtgcttcaaATAGTGATCTAACAAGGGTGGATTTTGAGGGGAAAAATTAtataggaaaaacaaaacacgctagaaatagaaaaacaaactttccGGATGAATTGTTGTGCTCTGGACAGCCAGCGGTCACGTTATCATTTGTGCAAAGGGCGAGATTTGCGAGATCGCGTCCAGTGTTCTGGAGTGGAGGCTTGAACTACGTGGAAACTTTATTCCCGAAGTAATTCCATGGTGTATGTGAATGTGTTATTCGCCGCCGTGGCCTACTACTCAAGACAGCTGTCAAAACAAGCTGCGAGTGAGTACAAGTGTCATTACGGATACTGAGAACTTGATCCCGCTGCTGGTTCCCCCTGATGTATTTCAAGGAAAATTGGATTATCCATGTTTGTGCGCCCATTGCGCTGTATTGTTCTAGTTCTGGGTGTACAATGTACTGAATACTGAAACCAACTAATCTTTTCAATAAACACTTGAACCGGATCGATGGAAGTGATGGATGTGTTTTCCGGAAACCAACCTCGAGCCAGCGACTCCTTGAGCCACGGTGAGAAGTAGCGAGCGAACGTAACGAGTcctgtgttgtgtgtcgagtgtagaagcagaaaaaaaccaaagaaaacaaaacaaaacaaaacaaaaaaacaatagtcCGTGTTGTTTGTaagtttaaataaaaaaattctTTTTCTATATTTggtcaataaataaaaaataaacgtGAGATGGTGTGAGAGCTTTAGCTGTTTTCTAATTAATGCACGCTAACGAACAGACACGAACGCACTCCTCCACTCTTTTAGCGcattgtgtgcgtttgtgtgtcgcGATTGTACTTGTGTTCCGCAGAGTGtatcttcctccctctccctccccagaAAGCCTTACACCCTTTGGCATCCCCCAAACATggtgtggtggctgctgctgctgctgctcctgatatTACTGTCCTGGCACGTAGCACCTTCTGCACCGGTCGTCCCTGCTATCGTGTGCCCTCTATTATCCCCTTCCTACGCTCCTATACCTAGCTAAGCTCtggccactgcactgcactgcggcCAACTCGGGACCCCGCCCGTCGTAACGCATTCAACGCGTAACGTGTAACGCACCGATTGATGAATGATGCGGGCGCGCTCCCTAGATGAGCGTTTCCCTTTACAGCTACACCTCCGTCTGCTCGTCGTTGCTGGTGCAGGAGTTGGTGGCGAAGTTGCAGCCCCACTTACGCGAACTATCACAGACCCGTTTCAGTATCGATTTCTTCTGTATGCAGAGACTATTGAGCTCGTCGGAGGGATACCGCTCGAACTCGACTATGTACCCGTTGGCGACGGCCACGGCCGCCGCGTGATTTGGCGTTAGATACTTGCACGAACTACCGCTCCGCGTCAGCCccctggtggcggtggcgccagggctgccgcttctgcttctgctgctgttgctgctgcttccggcgATGCGCACCTTGTGCGGCTTCTGCGTTCCACCCGTCGTCACCAGCTCGCTGCCCGGCACGCAGACCTCGTGCAGGCAGGAATCGATGACGGTGTTACTACTGCCGGCATCCACACCGACCGGTCCCAGCTGACCGTCGGCCGTGGCCAGCGCAAGGTTGGCTCCATAGTTACCGtgaccaacagcaccaccactgtcGCCACTgaattgttgctgttgctgatgcaactgttggtgttgctgatgcaactgttgctgctgctggtgctgctgctgttgtggatgGTTGTTGaagtgtgtgttgctggtggtgagctTCTGAAGTCGCTCGTTCGTCTTCCGGTCAATACCGAGCAACCGCTTGACACCACGCCGGACCCGTTTGTTGCGATACGCAAAGATGAACGGTGAGCTCAGATTCGCGATCACCACCGTGAAGATGGCGAGCAGGGCTTGATCCGAGACGATGATCAGATCGACGTGACCCTGCATCAGCACCAGAATACCGTACGGCAGGTAGGACACCAGGAACATAATAATCACCAGGATACTGATACGCGCCGCTCGCGACTCCTCGCGATACTTGAACAGCGACGATGCGTTCGAAAGCCGATGCCGGATCGACGTCATGTAACTGAGTGCCTTCGGTGGTACGTGGACGGCCGGCAACGACAGGATGTGATGGTtgccgagcagctgctgctcaaacTCTCCCGCACTGTACTTCCGGAAGTTGGGCGTCGAATGTACCTGCCGTAGTCCGGCCGGTGGTAACTCCGGTCGATCCTCGCTAAAGCTGACGAGCCGGCCAGCGCTGTGGTTACGCCGTACCTTACCGCCcaaaccgtgcaccgtgcccgtggccaccggtgacTGCGTCGGAATGGGACCGCTCGCCGAGTTTTCGAGCGGTGGAAGTGACATCAGAATACTGTTGTGGTTGCGATCGTGCTTGAGCGGTGACTTGAGCACACTCGGTGGCAATATGGcggacggcggcggcggcggcggcggcgtcgcgATCTGCACCACCTGGGATCGGTCAGGCCGATCcggctcgtggtggtgctggtgctgcatcgCCGTTGCTTTGTGCGTTGGACTCGGTGCCGGCGATTGCTGGAGCAACGGCTTCAGACACGGAtcccgatgatggtgatgatcccggtgatggtgatgcggtatactgctgatggtgatcgtCTCATCCTCATAGTGGATCTGCTTGTCGATCTTCATCGTAAGACCCTCACCATCGGCAAGCTTCTCCGAACAGGGCCGCTCCGCTATACTCGGCAGCGGATGTACCTGGTGTTGCAGCTgaagatgttgctgttgctgctgttgctgctgctgctgttccagcaTCTGTTGCTTCTCCGCTTGCTTCTGCGAAGACACCAGATTGAGAGCACTCTGCAGAAGGGGCGATGACCCGTTCTGGCGCATCCGTTGACCACTTTCGCGTGCCTCCGAAAAAATGCGCCAATACATGCCGCACACGAGCGCAAACGGGATCAGAATGACGACCACGAAGTACGTGTACGAGAAGATCGTATTGTAGAGATCCTCCGAGATGTTGAGCTGATTAATGAAACCATCGCCCCTGGCCACTGGACCATCACCCCAACCActgccggcaccaccaccaccaccgctcgcaTTTCGAGCCCATTGACTAGATTCGATGGCGGCCACCTCTTCGGCCGTCAGCCGGTTCTTGAAGAGCGTCACCGTCTTCTGATCACCGCGGAACCCGGACGCAATGCCGAACGCAATGCCCAGCACCCAGGTTGCGATGATGAAGGTCCAGGCCTTTAGCTCGGAAATGCGCGAATGGTAGCGCAACGGATCGGTGATGGCACACCAGGTATCACCGACGACCAGTAGCACCGAGAGGGCCCCGAGGGCAACGACCAGGTCGAGACCCCAGCACCGGATTTTGGTTAGTGTCAGCTTCGCGTGCAGCTCGGCATCCTCTTCGCCGTGCCCGACCGGGCTCGGCCTTATCGAAGGACCAtcacttccttcctcctcttccctcACGCCATCGGacgaccgatccgatccgtccTGCCCGTCCGCTTCCTCCGTCAGTTTATCACAATTGTTGTTGCCCCCTAGGGCGCCACCCTCACCGTCACTACCCATCGTTCCATTTTTGCTGCACTTGATGACGATCCGTGTCCGGTTGGCCGTGGCCCTTGCCTTGGTAACTAGAGCCGTAGCCGTGGCCGCCGTCTCCCGGAACACCAACGTCGTCGGTGTACCATCGGTTGCACCGGCCGTTGCGTactccgatgccgatggttccACCAGATAGATGTGCGTTGGGGCGATGTCGTGTGACAACGTTTCCGCTTCGGGCA
The sequence above is a segment of the Anopheles darlingi chromosome 2, idAnoDarlMG_H_01, whole genome shotgun sequence genome. Coding sequences within it:
- the LOC125949500 gene encoding uncharacterized protein LOC125949500, whose product is MLAIDCLVGGLLLSSIGVNILALGSFWVTPSLRTTANRFVINLLIVNLVCCIILGPSLLLNAFTSQSQPLATPLPEAETLSHDIAPTHIYLVEPSASEYATAGATDGTPTTLVFRETAATATALVTKARATANRTRIVIKCSKNGTMGSDGEGGALGGNNNCDKLTEEADGQDGSDRSSDGVREEEEGSDGPSIRPSPVGHGEEDAELHAKLTLTKIRCWGLDLVVALGALSVLLVVGDTWCAITDPLRYHSRISELKAWTFIIATWVLGIAFGIASGFRGDQKTVTLFKNRLTAEEVAAIESSQWARNASGGGGGAGSGWGDGPVARGDGFINQLNISEDLYNTIFSYTYFVVVILIPFALVCGMYWRIFSEARESGQRMRQNGSSPLLQSALNLVSSQKQAEKQQMLEQQQQQQQQQQHLQLQHQVHPLPSIAERPCSEKLADGEGLTMKIDKQIHYEDETITISSIPHHHHRDHHHHRDPCLKPLLQQSPAPSPTHKATAMQHQHHHEPDRPDRSQVVQIATPPPPPPPSAILPPSVLKSPLKHDRNHNSILMSLPPLENSASGPIPTQSPVATGTVHGLGGKVRRNHSAGRLVSFSEDRPELPPAGLRQVHSTPNFRKYSAGEFEQQLLGNHHILSLPAVHVPPKALSYMTSIRHRLSNASSLFKYREESRAARISILVIIMFLVSYLPYGILVLMQGHVDLIIVSDQALLAIFTVVIANLSSPFIFAYRNKRVRRGVKRLLGIDRKTNERLQKLTTSNTHFNNHPQQQQHQQQQQLHQQHQQLHQQQQQFSGDSGGAVGHGNYGANLALATADGQLGPVGVDAGSSNTVIDSCLHEVCVPGSELVTTGGTQKPHKVRIAGSSSNSSRSRSGSPGATATRGLTRSGSSCKYLTPNHAAAVAVANGYIVEFERYPSDELNSLCIQKKSILKRVCDSSRKWGCNFATNSCTSNDEQTEV